The Deltaproteobacteria bacterium region GACGTAGCGCCCCGCCGTCCCGCCGCATGCCGCGGCGAACGCCACGACCGCCGCAACCTCCCGCGCGCCTGACATGCCCGCGACTATACGCGAACGCTACGCCGCACGTGATACAACGGAGCCATGGCGAGCCCTCGAATTGCGATCGCGACTGACCGCGCGCCCGCGGCGATCGGCCCGTACTCGCAGGCCATCCGCGCCGGCAACTTGCTGTTCTGCTCGGGGCAGATCGCCCTCGACCCGGCTACCGGAGAGCTCGTCGGCGGCGACGATGTCGCGGCCCAGACCCGTCGCGTGCTCGACAACCTGCAGGCCGTACTCGACGCGGGGGGCGCGGGCTGGCACTCGGTCGTCAAGACGACGATCTACCTGGCGAATATGGATGATTTCGCTGCCGTCAACGCGGTCTACGGCGAGCGGTTCGGCACTGACCCGCCCGCGCGCGCGACCGTCGAGGTGTCGCGACTGCCGCGGGGCGCGCGGGTCGAGATCGACGCCATCGCCGTCGTGCCACTCGACTAGGAGGCTGTCGCGTATAGGCGCGCCAGCGAGGTGGCGAGATGCGAGGCGAGGTTCGGCGCACGCCCGCAGCGCACGAGGGCGCGTATCCACATACGGAACCGAAGGGCGCGAGGACGTACGCCGAAGATCGCCCGCAGATCGCGACCGCAGCCAGCGGCTATGCGCAACAGCCTCCTAGCCGGCGCGCCCGGCCATTGACACCGCTTGGCGAACTCGATAGAACCGCAGCTGCTTTTGCGAGCGTAGCTCAGCGGGAGAGCACCGCCTTCACACGGCGGGGGTCATAGGTTCAAACCCTATCGCTCGCACTACTCGCGGCGGGGCGTCTCGCCCCGCCGTGCGCGTACGGCCAACGCGGTAAGCCCCCGGATGCACCGCGGCCCGGATGCGCCGCGGCCCGATACGCCGCGGCCCGATGCGCCGCGGCCCGATGCACCGCGGCCCGATGCGCCGCGGATGACTTCCCGGGGCTGTCCGCGGTACCCACCGCCGCCTCCCCGGGCACGCGCCGCCTGTCATCTCTGGCGATCATGCCCGCGGCCCAAGCGGGTGTTCTGCCGGTCAGAAGGTCTGCACCGACCATGAAGGCCCGTACCGACCATGAAGGCCCGCAGCGACCATGAAGGCCCGTACTCACGATAGAAGGCCCGTACCAATCCGAACTGCGCCGAATTGCGTGGAGCGTTCGCGGCTCGCGGGACAACGATCGTCCGCCGTGACGATCGGCGGTCCCCCTCGCGACGGTCGGGGCCGACTGCAGTCGGCCTGTATCGAAACGTCGGAACGGAACCTCGGGCATTGCGCGCGGAAGACCACGGTGGGGCCGAATCGGCGTGATCGGGGGCGCGCAGAACTCCGGTCGATCCAGATCGACGGCCGGATCGCGGCAATGGACGACGGTCGGTCGGGATCGGGGGCGGTCTCGGGCCGGTGGCCCGCGGCGGATGCGGCATGTGCACGCATGGGCTACGCTCGACCATCGGATGCTCGGTCCGGATCGCTGTCCCGACGACAACGCCGTAACGCGGTGGCTCGAGGGCCGCACCGACGCGGCGACCGGCGA contains the following coding sequences:
- a CDS encoding RidA family protein, with amino-acid sequence MASPRIAIATDRAPAAIGPYSQAIRAGNLLFCSGQIALDPATGELVGGDDVAAQTRRVLDNLQAVLDAGGAGWHSVVKTTIYLANMDDFAAVNAVYGERFGTDPPARATVEVSRLPRGARVEIDAIAVVPLD